The proteins below come from a single Miscanthus floridulus cultivar M001 chromosome 1, ASM1932011v1, whole genome shotgun sequence genomic window:
- the LOC136549118 gene encoding glucan endo-1,3-beta-glucosidase 7-like isoform X1, whose protein sequence is MVPKERPWLPTCAYRWLVDMYNHCSFPPSQSFIGVNYGTIADNLPPPASTASLLMSTSIGKLRLYEPQPDLVAALAGSNISILLGIPNGAVPNLASSPAAAASWAAANIPTTVPVSAISVGNELLNSGDPTLAPQLLPAMQNLLAALPAGSTTKISTVHSMAVLSASDPPSSGAFHPNLTGSLDPVLDFLHQNGAPFMINPYPYFAYASDSRPETLAFCLFQPNAGRVDAVSGLTYTNMFDAQLDAIRAALDAKGYSDVDIVIAETGWPYKGDADEAGVTVDNAKAYNTNLVAHLKSQVGTPRTPGKSVDTYIFALYDEDLKGGPESERSFGLYKTDLTANYDVGLAKSSSTAAPTSLNPVPAQGSPQPSKGTMPTGFCETTAAVPGSTQGQQLPQSSSCYIPGGAVSRRTDASTRRLVLFGVLLYLVKVAGN, encoded by the exons GCTCGTTCCCAC CGTCGCAGTCGTTCATCGGCGTCAACTACGGGACGATCGCAGACAACCTGCCGCCGCCGGCGTCGACGGCCAGCCTCCTCATGTCCACGTCCATCGGCAAGCTCCGCCTGTACGAGCCACAGCCGGACCTGGTGGCCGCGCTCGCGGGCTCCAACATCTCCATCCTGCTGGGCATCCCCAACGGCGCCGTCCCGAACCTCGCGTCCTCCCCGGCCGCCGCGGCGTCCTGGGCCGCCGCCAACATCCCCACCACGGTTCCCGTCTCCGCCATCTCCGTTGGCAACGAGCTGCTCAACTCCGGCGACCCCACGCTCGCGCCCCAGCTCCTCCCCGCCATGCAGAACCTGCTCGCCGCGCTCCCAGCGGGCTCGACCACCAAG ATCTCCACCGTGCACTCCATGGCCGTGCTGTCGGCGTCGGACCCGCCGTCCTCCGGCGCGTTCCACCCGAACCTCACCGGCAGCCTGGACCCGGTACTGGACTTCCTGCACCAGAACGGCGCGCCCTTCATGATCAACCCGTACCCCTACTTCGCGTACGCCTCCGACTCGCGGCCGGAGACGCTGGCGTTCTGCCTGTTCCAGCCCAACGCGGGCCGCGTCGACGCCGTGTCGGGGCTCACCTACACCAACATGTTCGACGCGCAGCTGGACGCCATCCGCGCGGCGCTGGACGCCAAGGGGTACAGCGACGTGGACATCGTCATCGCCGAGACCGGGTGGCCGTACAAGGGGGACGCCGACGAGGCCGGCGTCACGGTGGACAACGCCAAGGCCTACAACACCAACCTCGTGGCGCACCTCAAGTCCCAGGTCGGCACGCCGCGGACGCCAGGCAAGTCGGTGGACACGTACATCTTCGCGCTCTACGACGAAGACCTCAAGGGGGGGCCCGAGTCGGAGCGGTCCTTCGGGCTGTACAAGACAGACCTGACGGCGAACTACGACGTCGGGCTCGCGAAGAGCAGCAGCACGGCGGCACCGACGAGTTTGAACCCGGTTCCGGCACAG GGCTCGCCGCAACCGAGCAAAGGGACGATGCCGACTGGGTTCTGCGAGACCACGGCCGCCGTGCCAGGCAGCACGCAGGGCCAACAGTTGCCGCAGAGCAGCTCGTGCTACATCCCCGGCGGGGCCGTGTCTAGGCGAACTGACGCCAGCACACGGCGGCTCGTTTTGTTTGGTGTTTTACTGTACTTGGTCAAGGTAGCCGGAAACTAG
- the LOC136549118 gene encoding glucan endo-1,3-beta-glucosidase 7-like isoform X2 has translation MGIRRWHDAATIVLGILELFLFRLATSQSFIGVNYGTIADNLPPPASTASLLMSTSIGKLRLYEPQPDLVAALAGSNISILLGIPNGAVPNLASSPAAAASWAAANIPTTVPVSAISVGNELLNSGDPTLAPQLLPAMQNLLAALPAGSTTKISTVHSMAVLSASDPPSSGAFHPNLTGSLDPVLDFLHQNGAPFMINPYPYFAYASDSRPETLAFCLFQPNAGRVDAVSGLTYTNMFDAQLDAIRAALDAKGYSDVDIVIAETGWPYKGDADEAGVTVDNAKAYNTNLVAHLKSQVGTPRTPGKSVDTYIFALYDEDLKGGPESERSFGLYKTDLTANYDVGLAKSSSTAAPTSLNPVPAQGSPQPSKGTMPTGFCETTAAVPGSTQGQQLPQSSSCYIPGGAVSRRTDASTRRLVLFGVLLYLVKVAGN, from the exons CGTCGCAGTCGTTCATCGGCGTCAACTACGGGACGATCGCAGACAACCTGCCGCCGCCGGCGTCGACGGCCAGCCTCCTCATGTCCACGTCCATCGGCAAGCTCCGCCTGTACGAGCCACAGCCGGACCTGGTGGCCGCGCTCGCGGGCTCCAACATCTCCATCCTGCTGGGCATCCCCAACGGCGCCGTCCCGAACCTCGCGTCCTCCCCGGCCGCCGCGGCGTCCTGGGCCGCCGCCAACATCCCCACCACGGTTCCCGTCTCCGCCATCTCCGTTGGCAACGAGCTGCTCAACTCCGGCGACCCCACGCTCGCGCCCCAGCTCCTCCCCGCCATGCAGAACCTGCTCGCCGCGCTCCCAGCGGGCTCGACCACCAAG ATCTCCACCGTGCACTCCATGGCCGTGCTGTCGGCGTCGGACCCGCCGTCCTCCGGCGCGTTCCACCCGAACCTCACCGGCAGCCTGGACCCGGTACTGGACTTCCTGCACCAGAACGGCGCGCCCTTCATGATCAACCCGTACCCCTACTTCGCGTACGCCTCCGACTCGCGGCCGGAGACGCTGGCGTTCTGCCTGTTCCAGCCCAACGCGGGCCGCGTCGACGCCGTGTCGGGGCTCACCTACACCAACATGTTCGACGCGCAGCTGGACGCCATCCGCGCGGCGCTGGACGCCAAGGGGTACAGCGACGTGGACATCGTCATCGCCGAGACCGGGTGGCCGTACAAGGGGGACGCCGACGAGGCCGGCGTCACGGTGGACAACGCCAAGGCCTACAACACCAACCTCGTGGCGCACCTCAAGTCCCAGGTCGGCACGCCGCGGACGCCAGGCAAGTCGGTGGACACGTACATCTTCGCGCTCTACGACGAAGACCTCAAGGGGGGGCCCGAGTCGGAGCGGTCCTTCGGGCTGTACAAGACAGACCTGACGGCGAACTACGACGTCGGGCTCGCGAAGAGCAGCAGCACGGCGGCACCGACGAGTTTGAACCCGGTTCCGGCACAG GGCTCGCCGCAACCGAGCAAAGGGACGATGCCGACTGGGTTCTGCGAGACCACGGCCGCCGTGCCAGGCAGCACGCAGGGCCAACAGTTGCCGCAGAGCAGCTCGTGCTACATCCCCGGCGGGGCCGTGTCTAGGCGAACTGACGCCAGCACACGGCGGCTCGTTTTGTTTGGTGTTTTACTGTACTTGGTCAAGGTAGCCGGAAACTAG
- the LOC136549118 gene encoding glucan endo-1,3-beta-glucosidase 7-like isoform X3, which translates to MSTSIGKLRLYEPQPDLVAALAGSNISILLGIPNGAVPNLASSPAAAASWAAANIPTTVPVSAISVGNELLNSGDPTLAPQLLPAMQNLLAALPAGSTTKISTVHSMAVLSASDPPSSGAFHPNLTGSLDPVLDFLHQNGAPFMINPYPYFAYASDSRPETLAFCLFQPNAGRVDAVSGLTYTNMFDAQLDAIRAALDAKGYSDVDIVIAETGWPYKGDADEAGVTVDNAKAYNTNLVAHLKSQVGTPRTPGKSVDTYIFALYDEDLKGGPESERSFGLYKTDLTANYDVGLAKSSSTAAPTSLNPVPAQGSPQPSKGTMPTGFCETTAAVPGSTQGQQLPQSSSCYIPGGAVSRRTDASTRRLVLFGVLLYLVKVAGN; encoded by the exons ATGTCCACGTCCATCGGCAAGCTCCGCCTGTACGAGCCACAGCCGGACCTGGTGGCCGCGCTCGCGGGCTCCAACATCTCCATCCTGCTGGGCATCCCCAACGGCGCCGTCCCGAACCTCGCGTCCTCCCCGGCCGCCGCGGCGTCCTGGGCCGCCGCCAACATCCCCACCACGGTTCCCGTCTCCGCCATCTCCGTTGGCAACGAGCTGCTCAACTCCGGCGACCCCACGCTCGCGCCCCAGCTCCTCCCCGCCATGCAGAACCTGCTCGCCGCGCTCCCAGCGGGCTCGACCACCAAG ATCTCCACCGTGCACTCCATGGCCGTGCTGTCGGCGTCGGACCCGCCGTCCTCCGGCGCGTTCCACCCGAACCTCACCGGCAGCCTGGACCCGGTACTGGACTTCCTGCACCAGAACGGCGCGCCCTTCATGATCAACCCGTACCCCTACTTCGCGTACGCCTCCGACTCGCGGCCGGAGACGCTGGCGTTCTGCCTGTTCCAGCCCAACGCGGGCCGCGTCGACGCCGTGTCGGGGCTCACCTACACCAACATGTTCGACGCGCAGCTGGACGCCATCCGCGCGGCGCTGGACGCCAAGGGGTACAGCGACGTGGACATCGTCATCGCCGAGACCGGGTGGCCGTACAAGGGGGACGCCGACGAGGCCGGCGTCACGGTGGACAACGCCAAGGCCTACAACACCAACCTCGTGGCGCACCTCAAGTCCCAGGTCGGCACGCCGCGGACGCCAGGCAAGTCGGTGGACACGTACATCTTCGCGCTCTACGACGAAGACCTCAAGGGGGGGCCCGAGTCGGAGCGGTCCTTCGGGCTGTACAAGACAGACCTGACGGCGAACTACGACGTCGGGCTCGCGAAGAGCAGCAGCACGGCGGCACCGACGAGTTTGAACCCGGTTCCGGCACAG GGCTCGCCGCAACCGAGCAAAGGGACGATGCCGACTGGGTTCTGCGAGACCACGGCCGCCGTGCCAGGCAGCACGCAGGGCCAACAGTTGCCGCAGAGCAGCTCGTGCTACATCCCCGGCGGGGCCGTGTCTAGGCGAACTGACGCCAGCACACGGCGGCTCGTTTTGTTTGGTGTTTTACTGTACTTGGTCAAGGTAGCCGGAAACTAG